The Flammeovirga pectinis genomic interval CTTTATAAATATGAGCTTTGGTATGAACGTCACCAAAACCAATAATGCTTCCTTTTGCTTCTTTACCAGGGGATTTAATTCCAGGCGACCAAAAAGGTTGAAGCGTAAGCCCCATAGCACCTGCAGGAATATCTTTGATCATTTCATCAAAAATTGATTCAGTGGCAATACCAAGTTCTTCAGCTTGCAAAACTTCTCTACTTCCAAATTCTTTTTTAAACCAACTCACCATCCAATATCCTCTATATACCATAATTTCAGTATTAAAACATCCTTTTATGGCACTAGTATAGGGAGGGAAATAAGGAATAACTTCTTTATATTTTTTGATATTGGTAGAAAACGTTGCTGTTGTCCCAAAACTTAAACATCCAACTTTAGATGTATAGGTTCCCGTACCTAACAATTCACACGCTTTGTCTGATGCCGCAGAAATTACGGGTAAGTGTACAGGTATATCTGTTTCATTGGCAGCTTTTTCAGTAATGTTTCCAATTACTTCACCTACACCAATAAGTTCAGGCAATTTACTTTCTTCTATAGGAAACATCTTGCTTTTAAAATCAGACTTTGTCGCCCAATCTCCTGTTTTATGGTCAAACGGTACGTAACCCACCATATTGCCTTTTGTTTCAATAAAACGATTTGTTAATTTATAATGGAAGTACCCAGATAAGAATAAAAACTTATGTGTTTTGTTCCAAATATCTACTTCGTTTTGGCGAATCCAATTGGCTTCACATTCTGTTATGGCATGTTCTACAATACTATAAATACCAATTCCTTTCATGGCAGTACTTAACCACCAATTCGGAAATGCTTCCATTTTTGCTTTTCTCTGGTCGAGCCATAAAATTGCAGGGCGCAAGGGTTTACCTTCTTTGTCCACATTAATAACAGAACCTCTTTGCGTGGTTACAGTAACACCAATTAATTGCTTTTTTAAAGTTAAATTTTCTTTTAAAAGCTGTTTTGTTGTTGCACAAAACACCTCCCAATAATAGGTGGGATTTTGTTCTGCCCATCCTGCTTTTTTAGAAAAATAAGGCGTAACAGGTGTCTTTACCAAAGCACAGATTGTTCCTTTTTTATCAATAATAGAAGCGCGGATAGATTGTGTTCCTGCATCAATAGATAATATCATAGAAGAAGATTTAATCGAATAAAGCACCCGGATTCATCACGCCATTTGGGTCTAAATCTTTTTTAATACTTTTCATTAATTCGAAAGAACGTTCGCCTAACTTTTCTTTCATCCAAGGAGCAAGTGCTCGTCCAATTCCATGATGATGAGAAAGTGAACCCTTGTTTGCTAAAATAGTATCTACCAATCCCGCATGGAATGTTTTATAATCTTCTGATGGGGCAGTTTTATCTGTAGGAGTAATAAAAGTGAAATACAAATTAGCACCATTTTCATAGACATGAGAGATATGGCACATACAAACTGTATTGGGTCTTGCTTTTATATACGTACGAACATTTTTCCATAGCTTTTCAATATTCGCCCACATAGCGGCCGTTTCTATGGTATCAGTCATTAATCCCAAATCCATCAAAGGCTCTCTCATATAAGCAGAATGATAACGTTGTTCTAACCACTTTCTAGTTGGCTTACTACCAATGCTTCTTCCACCAAATTTCTTTGCTGTAGACTTAATTTTAT includes:
- a CDS encoding FGGY-family carbohydrate kinase, which gives rise to MILSIDAGTQSIRASIIDKKGTICALVKTPVTPYFSKKAGWAEQNPTYYWEVFCATTKQLLKENLTLKKQLIGVTVTTQRGSVINVDKEGKPLRPAILWLDQRKAKMEAFPNWWLSTAMKGIGIYSIVEHAITECEANWIRQNEVDIWNKTHKFLFLSGYFHYKLTNRFIETKGNMVGYVPFDHKTGDWATKSDFKSKMFPIEESKLPELIGVGEVIGNITEKAANETDIPVHLPVISAASDKACELLGTGTYTSKVGCLSFGTTATFSTNIKKYKEVIPYFPPYTSAIKGCFNTEIMVYRGYWMVSWFKKEFGSREVLQAEELGIATESIFDEMIKDIPAGAMGLTLQPFWSPGIKSPGKEAKGSIIGFGDVHTKAHIYKAILEGIGYALRNGAEQTQQKTGEKITELRVSGGGSQSDEAMQLTANIFNLPTHRPHTFETSALGAAMLGFIGLGLHTYESAIKEMTHIKKTFYPNKKEAIVYNQLYKEVYQQMYPRLKPIYEKIQKITGYPKI